In Pleurocapsa sp. PCC 7319, the following are encoded in one genomic region:
- a CDS encoding bifunctional serine/threonine-protein kinase/ABC transporter substrate-binding protein, which translates to MRDTEQPRARSTLLNSGDILQSRYRILHQLGRGGFSRTYLAEDINRFKERCMLKEFAPQLKGTFALEKAQELFAREAGVLYRLQHDQIPQFRQLFRYKHENKEERLFLVQDYVEGQTYHDLLNNRLNEGKKFSEAKISQLLRQVLPILEYIHSMGVIHRDISPDNLILRSADELTVLIDFGCIKEVENKTQLELQSLVGTAIGKTGYAPPEQIERGIVFAHSDLYALAATAVVLLTGKEPKQLIDLNGYRWNWQEEVTLSPKLEWILTTMLSPNPSDRFGSAVEVSQILDSISVETPTQKRIELTKTAVPSVRNKAVSNLFKQKPPSKIYIMPAAISKPVFFGSLATVLLLGGLLCLKLQDLDLVAPAVSNLDNSVRVDSQLQTRFSQGEKILISQTSTPEKQMAVASFVQGDYERAESSLLASLETVANDPEALIYLNNSRIGQEKSYSIAVSIPIGSDVNAAQEILRGVAQAQERVNQAGGIDGIPLKVQIINDDNDPEIAQQIAKTLSQDREILGVVGHYASDVTLATTKIYQADQLVAISPISTSVKLSNLSPYLFRTVPSDYLAGRGLAEYMLENLQQKNVAVFYNSQSNYSESLKSEFDAAVALGGGRVVNTFDLSDANFNAANSFQQAVAEGAEVIMLAANTGTLDKALQVVQVNRQQLTLLGGDDVYTPKTLQIAGEFAEDMVLAIPWHIKSNPDTEFVQDARQLWGGAVNWRTAMAYDAALALITAIDRSPNPTRISIQKTLSDSDFSTAGANSQVSFLPSGDRLSNIQLVKIQSSNNNFGYEFVPID; encoded by the coding sequence ATGAGAGATACGGAGCAACCGAGAGCTAGATCAACGCTGCTCAATTCGGGGGATATTTTACAATCCCGCTATCGAATTTTACATCAGTTGGGTCGTGGAGGCTTTAGCCGTACTTACTTGGCAGAAGATATTAATCGTTTTAAAGAACGCTGCATGCTAAAAGAGTTTGCACCGCAACTTAAAGGAACGTTTGCCCTAGAAAAAGCGCAAGAGTTGTTTGCTAGAGAAGCTGGTGTTCTCTATCGGTTGCAACATGATCAAATCCCTCAATTTCGTCAATTATTTCGTTATAAGCACGAGAATAAGGAGGAGAGATTATTCCTCGTACAGGATTATGTTGAGGGTCAAACTTATCATGACCTGTTAAACAATCGTCTTAATGAAGGAAAGAAATTTAGTGAAGCTAAAATCAGTCAATTATTGAGACAAGTTCTACCTATTCTAGAATATATCCACTCGATGGGAGTGATTCACCGCGATATTTCTCCTGATAATTTAATTTTACGTAGCGCAGATGAACTAACAGTCTTGATTGACTTTGGCTGTATTAAAGAAGTGGAAAACAAGACTCAATTAGAATTACAGTCCCTAGTCGGCACGGCTATAGGCAAGACGGGATATGCTCCACCAGAGCAAATTGAACGAGGTATTGTCTTTGCTCATAGTGATTTATATGCTTTAGCAGCAACTGCGGTAGTGCTGCTGACAGGAAAAGAACCAAAACAATTAATTGATCTCAATGGTTATCGGTGGAATTGGCAAGAAGAAGTGACTCTTAGTCCTAAGTTGGAGTGGATTTTAACTACTATGCTCTCTCCCAATCCTAGCGATCGCTTTGGTAGTGCTGTCGAAGTCAGTCAAATCCTGGACTCTATCTCAGTTGAAACTCCTACTCAAAAACGAATAGAACTTACTAAGACTGCTGTCCCCTCCGTCAGAAACAAAGCTGTCTCTAACTTATTCAAGCAAAAACCACCAAGCAAAATATATATTATGCCTGCTGCAATCTCCAAACCGGTTTTTTTTGGCTCTTTAGCTACAGTTTTACTTTTAGGAGGATTGTTGTGTTTAAAATTACAAGACTTAGATCTTGTTGCTCCTGCGGTTTCCAATTTAGATAATTCTGTTCGGGTAGACTCCCAACTACAAACGCGATTTAGTCAGGGAGAAAAGATTTTAATTTCTCAAACAAGTACGCCTGAGAAACAAATGGCTGTAGCAAGTTTTGTACAAGGTGATTATGAGCGCGCTGAGTCTTCACTTTTAGCATCTTTAGAAACTGTTGCTAATGACCCTGAAGCTCTAATTTATCTCAATAACTCTCGCATCGGTCAAGAAAAATCTTATAGCATTGCTGTCTCTATTCCGATTGGTAGTGATGTCAATGCAGCCCAAGAAATTTTACGGGGTGTGGCTCAAGCTCAAGAGCGAGTAAATCAAGCCGGTGGAATTGATGGTATTCCTCTAAAAGTCCAAATTATTAATGACGATAATGATCCAGAGATAGCCCAACAGATAGCTAAAACCCTAAGTCAAGATCGAGAAATTTTAGGGGTAGTTGGTCATTATGCCAGTGATGTGACTTTAGCTACCACCAAAATTTATCAAGCTGATCAATTAGTAGCAATTTCGCCGATTAGTACTTCAGTCAAGCTATCTAATCTCAGTCCTTATTTATTTCGGACTGTTCCGAGTGATTATCTTGCAGGAAGAGGTTTAGCAGAATATATGTTGGAGAATCTTCAGCAGAAAAATGTGGCGGTCTTTTACAATTCTCAAAGCAACTATAGTGAGTCTCTCAAATCTGAGTTTGACGCTGCGGTTGCTCTTGGTGGAGGAAGAGTGGTTAATACCTTCGATCTGTCTGATGCCAATTTTAATGCTGCCAACAGCTTTCAGCAAGCAGTGGCTGAAGGTGCAGAAGTAATTATGCTGGCTGCTAATACTGGCACTCTCGACAAGGCTTTACAGGTGGTTCAAGTTAATCGTCAACAGCTCACCTTGCTGGGTGGTGATGATGTATATACTCCTAAAACTTTGCAGATCGCAGGAGAATTTGCCGAAGATATGGTGTTGGCAATTCCCTGGCATATCAAAAGTAATCCTGATACTGAGTTTGTTCAAGATGCTCGCCAACTTTGGGGAGGAGCAGTTAACTGGCGCACAGCAATGGCTTACGATGCAGCCCTAGCTTTGATTACTGCTATTGATCGCAGTCCCAATCCTACTCGCATCAGTATCCAAAAGACACTTTCTGATTCTGACTTTTCTACTGCTGGTGCTAATAGTCAAGTTAGCTTTCTACCTTCAGGCGATCGCTTAAGTAATATTCAGCTAGTAAAAATTCAGTCCAGTAATAACAATTTTGGTTACGAATTTGTACCGATTGATTAG
- a CDS encoding zinc metalloprotease HtpX, whose amino-acid sequence MYRGNQIKTAALLGLLSGILVLGGYWATGNEQGAIIGLIFAAISSFGSWFYSDKAALAAYRAQPISRDDASELYDMVANLTKKADLPMPKLFVVPTQTPNAFATGRDPNHATVAVTQGIMQILDKDELAGVIAHELTHIKNRDTLTQAVAGTLGGAITFLGRMLTFGALYGPVSRDNRQGGNPIGVLILVVLAPISASIIQMAISRTREFSADRGAAEITGNPLALASALQKLESVGKQVPMNGNPAFEPVLIMNPFSTSSLQSLFRTHPLTEDRVSQLQEIAKQQKNYTTMTLN is encoded by the coding sequence ATGTACAGAGGTAATCAAATCAAAACAGCAGCTCTTTTAGGACTACTGAGTGGGATATTAGTTCTGGGTGGATACTGGGCAACTGGTAATGAACAAGGGGCAATTATAGGTCTGATCTTTGCAGCAATAAGTAGTTTTGGCTCTTGGTTTTATTCTGATAAAGCAGCACTTGCTGCTTACCGAGCACAACCCATCAGTCGCGATGATGCATCAGAATTGTACGACATGGTAGCAAATTTAACCAAGAAAGCTGATTTGCCCATGCCAAAATTATTTGTTGTTCCTACTCAAACTCCTAATGCTTTTGCTACTGGTAGAGATCCCAACCATGCTACCGTAGCAGTAACCCAAGGGATTATGCAAATACTAGACAAAGATGAATTAGCAGGAGTAATTGCTCACGAATTAACCCATATCAAAAACCGTGATACGTTAACTCAAGCTGTAGCTGGTACTTTAGGTGGTGCGATAACATTTCTCGGTAGAATGTTAACTTTCGGTGCATTATATGGTCCTGTTAGCCGAGATAATCGTCAGGGTGGTAATCCTATTGGAGTATTGATATTAGTTGTTCTTGCTCCCATCTCTGCATCGATCATTCAGATGGCTATTTCCCGCACTCGTGAATTCTCCGCTGATCGTGGTGCTGCTGAAATTACTGGTAATCCTTTAGCTTTAGCTAGTGCTTTACAGAAGCTAGAATCCGTGGGAAAACAAGTACCGATGAATGGGAACCCCGCTTTTGAACCAGTATTAATCATGAATCCTTTCTCGACAAGTAGTTTACAATCTCTATTTCGTACCCATCCCCTAACTGAAGATCGTGTGAGTCAACTACAAGAAATAGCTAAACAACAAAAAAATTATACTACTATGACCTTGAACTAA
- a CDS encoding HAD family hydrolase produces MNQLQALIFDVDGTLANTERDGHRVAFNSAFEEAGLDWQWSVDFYGELLTVSGGKERLKYYLRQYQPNFETSKDTTDFVAYLHKLKTKHYLQLLRSGSIQLRPGAKRLIESARDAGVRLAIATTTSFPNVVALLEKYLDLDWFEVIAAGDIVAFKKPAPDIYDYVLEKMKLPASNFLVLEDSDNGLEAAIKAGLKTIITVNNYTEKQDFSQAALVVSDLGEPDQPCKVIQGNFDGDYLDIANLRSLMNNYF; encoded by the coding sequence ATGAATCAATTACAGGCTTTAATCTTTGATGTAGACGGTACTCTTGCCAATACTGAAAGAGATGGACATCGAGTAGCTTTTAATAGTGCTTTTGAAGAGGCAGGATTAGATTGGCAGTGGTCGGTAGATTTTTATGGTGAATTACTGACAGTATCAGGGGGAAAAGAAAGGCTCAAATATTATCTTCGCCAATATCAGCCTAACTTTGAAACTAGCAAAGATACTACTGATTTTGTCGCCTATTTACATAAACTTAAGACCAAACATTACTTACAACTCCTCCGTAGTGGTTCAATCCAGCTTCGTCCAGGAGCAAAAAGATTAATTGAATCAGCGAGAGACGCAGGTGTTCGGCTGGCGATCGCCACTACCACTTCTTTTCCGAACGTTGTTGCTTTACTAGAGAAATATCTCGATCTAGATTGGTTTGAAGTTATTGCTGCTGGGGATATAGTGGCATTCAAAAAGCCAGCACCTGATATTTATGATTATGTTCTGGAGAAGATGAAACTTCCTGCGAGCAACTTTTTGGTATTAGAAGATTCTGATAATGGCTTAGAAGCAGCTATCAAAGCGGGACTTAAAACTATTATTACGGTCAATAACTACACCGAAAAACAGGATTTTAGTCAGGCAGCTTTAGTAGTAAGCGATCTGGGAGAGCCTGACCAACCTTGTAAAGTTATTCAGGGTAATTTTGATGGTGATTATTTAGATATTGCCAATTTGCGATCGCTAATGAATAACTATTTTTAA
- a CDS encoding SDR family NAD(P)-dependent oxidoreductase encodes MLAEINHANALVVGASQGIGLGFVRALLQKDNFQRIFATYRNQSSAVELLTLQEQHRDRLECLQVDITDESQIIAGIKQIQESVKQIHLAIYCVGVLHEGNLNPEKSLRQIKSENLIYSFQVNSIGAVLLAKHLMPLFKKSDRSIFASISAKVGSIGDNRLGGWYGYRASKAALNMFLKTTAIEYSRRCPKTIVVALHPGTTDTRLSQPFQKNVPPGKLFPVEHTVNLLSKVISNLEMKDSGEFFAWDGSKLPW; translated from the coding sequence GTGTTAGCAGAAATTAATCATGCCAATGCTTTGGTAGTGGGGGCAAGTCAGGGGATTGGGTTAGGGTTTGTTCGAGCCTTGCTCCAAAAAGATAATTTTCAGCGTATTTTCGCTACTTATCGTAATCAGTCAAGTGCTGTTGAATTACTAACTTTACAAGAGCAGCATCGCGATCGCTTAGAATGTTTACAAGTTGATATCACTGACGAATCTCAGATTATCGCTGGAATCAAGCAAATCCAAGAATCTGTAAAGCAAATACATCTGGCTATTTATTGTGTTGGCGTTCTCCACGAAGGCAATTTGAATCCCGAAAAAAGCCTCAGACAGATCAAATCAGAAAACTTAATTTATTCCTTCCAGGTTAATAGTATTGGCGCAGTTCTACTCGCTAAACATCTGATGCCCCTATTTAAAAAGAGCGATCGCAGTATTTTTGCCAGTATCTCCGCTAAAGTTGGTAGTATTGGCGATAATCGTCTTGGGGGATGGTATGGCTATCGGGCTTCTAAAGCAGCATTAAATATGTTTCTTAAAACTACGGCGATCGAATATAGTCGCCGATGCCCTAAAACTATTGTGGTCGCTCTACATCCAGGCACTACCGACACCAGACTTTCTCAACCATTTCAAAAAAATGTTCCTCCCGGTAAACTTTTTCCTGTGGAACATACAGTTAATCTCTTATCAAAAGTAATATCCAATTTAGAGATGAAAGATAGTGGAGAGTTTTTTGCTTGGGATGGCAGTAAGTTACCTTGGTAG
- the larB gene encoding nickel pincer cofactor biosynthesis protein LarB, with protein MTQPEALQNLLQAIANGEISPETALEKLKHLPFEPVDEFAKIDHHRRLRTGFPEVIWGADKTPEQIIKIITAMRQGDTVVMATRIEAEVYQQLKIAIPDLKYYPTARICALSAPEAPTQIGTISILTAGTADIPVAEEAAITAELSGFAVTRLWDVGVAGIHRLLSHRHVVNDADVLIVVAGMEGALPSVVAGMADCPVIGVPTSIGYGASFSGVAPLLTMLNSCAAGIGVVNIDNGFGAAILAGQILRTAKKIGAVSDANS; from the coding sequence ATGACTCAACCCGAAGCACTACAGAATCTGCTCCAGGCGATCGCAAATGGCGAAATTAGCCCCGAAACTGCTTTGGAGAAACTTAAACACTTACCTTTTGAACCTGTAGACGAATTTGCCAAAATAGATCATCATCGAAGACTAAGAACAGGCTTCCCAGAAGTTATTTGGGGAGCAGATAAAACTCCCGAACAAATTATCAAGATCATAACTGCTATGAGACAAGGTGACACAGTAGTTATGGCAACTCGTATCGAAGCAGAAGTTTATCAGCAACTTAAGATTGCCATTCCCGATTTAAAGTATTATCCGACTGCCCGTATCTGCGCCTTATCTGCACCTGAAGCTCCAACCCAAATCGGAACTATTTCTATTCTCACTGCGGGTACTGCCGATATTCCCGTTGCCGAAGAAGCAGCGATTACTGCCGAATTGTCTGGGTTTGCCGTCACTCGCCTCTGGGATGTAGGAGTAGCAGGAATACATCGTCTGCTCAGTCATCGACATGTTGTTAATGATGCAGATGTTTTAATTGTAGTGGCAGGTATGGAAGGGGCATTACCCAGCGTGGTGGCAGGTATGGCAGATTGTCCAGTTATTGGAGTACCCACTAGTATTGGCTATGGAGCAAGCTTTAGTGGAGTTGCACCATTGCTAACTATGCTTAATTCTTGTGCTGCGGGTATTGGAGTCGTCAATATTGACAATGGCTTTGGAGCAGCAATCCTTGCTGGACAGATATTACGTACTGCCAAAAAAATTGGTGCTGTTAGTGATGCAAATAGTTAA
- a CDS encoding RNA-guided endonuclease TnpB family protein has translation MLKAVKVRLYPNSEQKRHLAQSFGCARWYWNYSLALTQKTYQETGKGLSRGAIQSLLPGLKKEFEWLSEPYSQCLQVVALNLSNAFINFFEGRGRFPRFKAKGNKQSISYPQNVKVLDGYIKFPKLKLVEAKISQPIEGIVKTVTISQVPSGKYYASILVDHEIEIPQASDQGKVVGLDVGISDICVTSDGSKYNNPRWFKKHQQNLKRKQQKLTRKQQDSHRRYKAKKLAAKVYEKVSNCRLDFLHKLSRRIVDENQVIAVENLNVKGMVKNPKLALAISNVGWGMLNTMLKYKAEWSGKIYMQVDRFFPSSKLHNKCLYHIDKLPLDVRYWDCPNCGIKHIDRDVNAAQNIRDEALRLLALGRKATAHGGIVRLGSGREKSTTEQILRK, from the coding sequence ATGCTTAAAGCAGTAAAAGTGAGACTATATCCCAATAGCGAACAGAAACGGCACTTAGCACAAAGCTTTGGTTGCGCTCGTTGGTATTGGAACTATAGTCTTGCTCTTACTCAAAAAACATATCAAGAGACAGGAAAAGGTTTGAGTCGTGGTGCCATACAGTCGCTCTTACCAGGCTTGAAAAAAGAGTTTGAATGGCTAAGTGAACCCTATTCTCAGTGTCTTCAAGTAGTAGCACTTAATTTATCTAATGCTTTTATCAATTTTTTTGAGGGCAGAGGTAGATTTCCTCGGTTCAAAGCCAAAGGGAATAAGCAATCTATCAGCTATCCTCAGAATGTAAAAGTGCTAGATGGATACATCAAATTTCCTAAACTCAAATTAGTTGAAGCCAAGATATCTCAACCAATCGAGGGCATAGTCAAAACGGTGACGATATCTCAAGTGCCAAGTGGTAAATACTACGCCTCGATATTGGTTGATCATGAAATTGAAATTCCTCAAGCCAGTGACCAAGGTAAAGTTGTGGGTCTAGATGTGGGTATATCTGATATCTGTGTAACTAGCGATGGCTCTAAATATAACAATCCTCGCTGGTTCAAGAAGCATCAACAAAACCTGAAGCGTAAACAGCAAAAGTTAACTCGTAAACAACAAGATTCTCATAGAAGATATAAAGCCAAAAAACTAGCAGCAAAGGTATATGAAAAAGTAAGTAATTGTCGGTTAGATTTTCTCCACAAGCTATCACGTAGGATAGTTGACGAGAACCAAGTCATTGCGGTGGAAAATCTTAACGTCAAAGGCATGGTCAAAAATCCCAAGTTAGCATTAGCGATCAGCAATGTGGGTTGGGGAATGCTCAATACCATGCTCAAGTACAAGGCTGAATGGTCAGGAAAAATCTACATGCAAGTAGACAGGTTTTTTCCCAGCAGCAAGCTACATAATAAATGTCTATATCACATAGACAAACTTCCTCTCGATGTACGATATTGGGATTGTCCCAACTGCGGTATAAAGCACATAGATAGGGATGTCAACGCAGCTCAGAACATCAGAGACGAAGCACTACGATTATTAGCCTTGGGGCGCAAGGCTACTGCTCATGGAGGAATTGTCAGACTAGGGAGTGGACGTGAAAAATCTACGACTGAGCAAATTCTAAGGAAGTGA
- the ispE gene encoding 4-(cytidine 5'-diphospho)-2-C-methyl-D-erythritol kinase: MHSYSLVAPAKINLYLEIIGDRPDGFHELVMILQSIELADRIDIKPSDTQDIYIYCTHPQVPTDESNLAYRAAKLMCDTFPDLYANYGGVNIKIKKNIPVAAGLAGGSSNAAAVLVGINLMWELGLTQPELQDLAAKLGSDIPFCISGGTAIATGRGEKLDALKDLDNMWLILAKYDNTSVSTPWAYKTYRQKYGQSYISDRAGIKSRTAELHSSPIVSSIAQKNIEEIGKLLSNDLEKVVLPEYPQVAELKSAFAKQNVLGTMMSGSGPTVFALCESESKAIAVKQQVRNQITDPQLNFWVTRLSSNGIQIDDSTS; this comes from the coding sequence ATGCACTCCTATTCCTTAGTTGCACCAGCGAAAATCAATCTATATCTTGAGATTATTGGCGATCGCCCTGATGGGTTTCACGAGTTAGTGATGATTCTGCAAAGTATTGAACTAGCAGATCGGATAGATATCAAACCCAGCGATACTCAAGACATCTATATTTACTGTACTCATCCTCAAGTACCTACTGATGAGAGTAACCTTGCCTATCGTGCAGCTAAGTTAATGTGCGACACTTTTCCCGATCTTTATGCTAACTACGGTGGAGTAAATATCAAAATCAAGAAAAATATTCCTGTGGCTGCTGGATTGGCTGGCGGTTCTAGTAATGCAGCAGCAGTTTTAGTAGGAATTAATCTGATGTGGGAGCTGGGGCTAACTCAACCTGAATTACAAGATTTAGCCGCTAAATTAGGCTCCGATATCCCCTTTTGTATCTCTGGAGGTACAGCGATCGCTACTGGCAGAGGAGAAAAATTAGATGCTCTGAAAGATTTAGATAATATGTGGCTGATTTTAGCTAAATATGACAATACCAGTGTTTCTACTCCCTGGGCATACAAAACCTATCGCCAGAAATATGGTCAATCTTATATTTCTGATCGCGCGGGAATTAAGTCTCGTACTGCTGAATTACACTCTAGCCCAATAGTTAGTTCTATTGCGCAAAAAAATATTGAGGAAATTGGCAAACTACTATCTAACGATTTAGAAAAAGTAGTTTTACCCGAATATCCTCAGGTGGCAGAATTAAAATCAGCTTTTGCCAAGCAAAACGTATTAGGGACAATGATGTCTGGTTCTGGCCCTACTGTATTTGCGTTGTGTGAATCAGAGTCAAAAGCGATCGCTGTCAAACAGCAGGTGAGAAACCAAATCACCGACCCGCAACTCAATTTTTGGGTAACAAGACTATCTAGTAATGGTATTCAAATTGACGACTCCACCAGTTAG
- the tkt gene encoding transketolase → MVVATQSSKSVEELCINSIRFLAIEAIEKAKSGHPGLPMGAAPMAFVLWDKFMRYNPKNPKWFNRDRFVLSAGHGSMLQYALLYLAGYDSVTIEDIKQFRQWKSATPGHPENFMTAGVEVTTGPLGQGIANGVGLALAEAHLAAKFNKPDTKLVDHYTYVILGDGCNMEGISGEACSFAGHQGLGKLIALYDDNHISIDGSTDVAFTEDVSKRFESYGWHVLHVENGNTDLDAIAKAIEQAKSVTDKPTMIKVTTTIGYGAPNKQDTAGIHGSALGADEIKLTRENLGWTYEPFEVPQEAIDYMGKAVERGDGYEQEWNQILASYKSKYPKEAAEFERFISGKLPDGWDKVLPTYTPEDKALATRKYSEACLNKLAPVVTELIGGSADLTHSNLTELKGFGDFQKGAHQNRNVHFGVREHGMGAICNGIFLHGSGLIPYGATFLIFTDYMRAAIRLSALSEVGAIWVMTHDSIGQGEDGPTHQPIETLASLRAIPNLTVIRPADGNEVSGAYKVAIENSKQSKPTLMAFSRQGVPNLEGSSLENTTKGGYVLSCGFAPEELDLILIGTGSELQLCAGAAKKLIAEGKKVRVVSLPSWELFESQDAAYRDSVLPKVAAKRLSVEAGTNFGWSRYVGADGGSVGIETFGASAPGGTCLAEFGFNVDNVVAKAKELIG, encoded by the coding sequence ATGGTAGTCGCCACCCAATCAAGTAAATCAGTTGAAGAACTTTGTATTAATTCAATTCGTTTTTTAGCAATAGAAGCAATAGAAAAAGCTAAATCTGGGCATCCAGGATTGCCTATGGGTGCTGCTCCCATGGCTTTCGTGCTTTGGGATAAGTTCATGCGCTACAATCCCAAAAACCCCAAATGGTTTAATCGCGATCGCTTTGTTCTCTCTGCTGGTCATGGTTCAATGCTACAGTATGCTCTACTGTATCTTGCCGGATATGACAGTGTAACAATTGAAGATATTAAACAATTTCGTCAGTGGAAGTCCGCTACTCCTGGGCATCCCGAAAATTTTATGACTGCTGGGGTGGAGGTTACTACTGGTCCTCTAGGTCAAGGTATTGCTAATGGTGTTGGTTTGGCTCTAGCAGAAGCGCATTTGGCTGCTAAATTTAATAAACCGGATACTAAACTTGTCGATCATTACACCTACGTAATTTTAGGTGACGGTTGCAACATGGAAGGCATTTCTGGTGAAGCCTGTTCTTTCGCTGGACACCAAGGATTAGGTAAATTAATCGCACTTTATGACGATAACCATATTTCTATTGATGGTTCAACTGATGTAGCCTTTACCGAAGATGTATCCAAGAGATTTGAGTCTTATGGTTGGCATGTACTTCATGTAGAAAATGGCAATACTGACCTTGATGCCATAGCTAAAGCAATTGAACAAGCGAAGTCTGTCACCGACAAACCTACCATGATTAAGGTAACAACTACCATCGGCTATGGTGCACCCAATAAACAGGATACTGCTGGTATTCATGGTTCTGCCTTAGGTGCAGATGAAATCAAGCTAACCCGTGAGAACTTAGGCTGGACTTATGAGCCTTTTGAAGTTCCTCAGGAAGCTATTGATTATATGGGTAAAGCAGTTGAACGTGGTGATGGCTATGAACAAGAATGGAATCAAATTTTAGCTAGCTACAAATCTAAATATCCTAAAGAAGCAGCAGAATTTGAGCGTTTCATTAGTGGTAAATTACCTGATGGCTGGGACAAAGTATTACCTACCTACACCCCTGAAGATAAAGCTTTAGCAACCCGTAAATATTCTGAAGCTTGTCTCAATAAATTAGCTCCTGTAGTTACTGAATTAATTGGTGGTTCTGCGGATTTAACTCACTCTAACCTTACTGAGCTTAAAGGCTTTGGTGACTTCCAAAAAGGTGCACACCAAAACCGTAACGTTCACTTTGGTGTCCGTGAACATGGTATGGGCGCGATATGCAACGGAATATTTTTACATGGTTCGGGTTTGATTCCTTACGGTGCAACCTTCCTGATCTTCACTGATTACATGAGGGCTGCTATTCGTCTATCTGCTCTTTCTGAGGTCGGAGCAATTTGGGTCATGACTCACGACTCCATCGGACAAGGGGAAGATGGTCCAACTCACCAACCAATTGAAACTTTGGCTTCTTTGAGAGCTATTCCTAATCTAACTGTAATTCGTCCTGCGGATGGTAATGAGGTTTCTGGAGCCTATAAAGTTGCGATTGAAAATTCCAAACAAAGTAAACCAACTTTAATGGCATTTTCTCGTCAGGGAGTACCTAACTTGGAAGGAAGTTCTTTAGAAAACACTACCAAAGGCGGTTATGTTCTTTCCTGTGGTTTTGCTCCTGAAGAACTCGATCTAATCTTGATTGGTACTGGTAGCGAACTTCAGCTTTGTGCTGGTGCTGCCAAAAAACTAATTGCTGAAGGTAAGAAAGTACGAGTAGTTTCTCTGCCTTCTTGGGAGCTATTTGAATCTCAAGATGCAGCTTACCGAGATTCTGTATTACCTAAAGTTGCTGCCAAACGCCTGTCTGTAGAAGCTGGTACAAATTTTGGTTGGTCAAGATATGTCGGTGCTGATGGTGGATCTGTTGGTATCGAAACTTTTGGTGCCTCGGCTCCTGGCGGAACTTGCCTGGCAGAATTTGGCTTTAATGTTGATAATGTAGTTGCCAAAGCTAAAGAATTAATCGGTTAA